The DNA sequence GTCCTTTTAAAAATGTAGtttatttctttatattttatatataaaaaaaaaaaattgtgacaCTAACACCTTTCTAATGTCTCTTCTTCCCACCCTCACTCGGGGTAGAGGGAGAAAATTATGGGTTGCCACCTAAATTAGGGATCTAAGATCCATAAAATCTTTCCTCCAATTTAGGAGTGAAGTTGACTCCAAAAGGTATGGTATAGTTAAAGATCCCGAGAAAGTGCCAGGTTATGGCTGTGGAAAGGTATTATACACTCTGTTTATCCAATGAATATTGGTCTTCCTCTGCCAAATACTTAGtaatttttttgctaacgatgggtatctaggcctttggcctgactagtcccatgggCTCATATTGActccacaaccgcatggaccgagtcataccgggattgaatgagaaccattcataccaagttcatttctcaccaactgtgctacccccttgggttcaaATAGTTCTTCGTTGAAGATGTCAGATATAGCTTTCTAAGGCTGCATTTCTAAAAGAAACAGCGataaataataaatacttaGTAATAATTAAAACAGGCTAATGAATACCCTACTAGCTAATCCTACTTACTAACATGGTTAAACATGAACCAACCAATTAAAATGGGCTAGTGAATACCCTACTAGCTATCCTAGTTGCTAACATGCTTAAACATGAATCAACCTAAATTATTCCTAGCTAACTAACACAAGATACTTAATTAatcaatttaaataaataaagtggttaaattaatttaatttaatctaCCATTTTATACTAATTTAACACTAGCTAATTaatttaataaagaaattatgCTAATAATTTAAGCTAACTAGTTTAAGGAATTTCTTGGTTACATCTCAAATTTTGCTGCTGAATTTTCTGCATTCATACTTGGTCTATCTAAAACCTAAAGCCAAAGGATATGGGTTTTGAGGACCACTGGATAGAATGTGAGCCTCTCAAGGTGGTGATACTGGTTTGGGCAAATCGCATTCCTTGGGGTTTTTTGCGGAAATGGGTTGCATTGCTGTCCTATCTAAAGTATATTAAAAGGAAGATATCTCATTGTCATAGAGAATCCAACCAAATTTCAGATTTTCTAGCTAAGGACATTGCAAAATAAGGGTCTCATTGCATGTATTGGTTTTCCTATCTCATGTTAATTCTAAGATTGACGGTGATATGGTTGGTAGACCTAGatgattattaaaaaaaaatgaatataatacAAAGAAACCCAATTGGGCATAGATGAAACATAAAACCAGATCTCAATTTTGTCTTCGGCATTGTCATCAACAGAAAGAGACCAGAACTATGATAGATCAAAACCTAATATCTAATTCCaacttcgacattgccatcagcagagaagaagaCTAAGCAAACGAAATCTATCTAAAGCATAACAACCAATCAATCACTTGAATCTATATCAGGGTTTCTCTGTGGCATCCCAAGCAACATCATAAACAGTAAATCTAGGAGCTTCATTCCAAAATGTTGACGATCTTGGTGTTGTTGTATGCTTAGCAAGGCTATCAGCTATCATATTCACCTCTCTGAAGCAATGAATAATTTACCATCTAGCACCATTTAAATAACTCAGCAAGGAGAAccatttttttctaaactcacaAGGAATGATCTTATTTTGCAGACACCACACAACTGAATGTGAGTCACATTCCACTTCAATCCAAGTCGAACATAGTTCTTTGGCAATGTGGATGGCTACAAAGAAAGTAGCAAACTCAGCATCATAGTTTGTTGATATTCcttcaaaagaagagaaacacTTCATAGGACACCCTACATGGTCTCGAAAAATTCCCCATGTGCCTGCATATCCCGGGTTCCCAAGAAAACATCTATCAATATTTATTTCGATGCAGCCATTAACTGGATGTTTCCACATTAACTCCATAACTTGCCGAGGCTTAGGATTTGCCCTTGTCAACCGTAAAGAGGACGATAGGATCAGCTCTTTAACTGATTTGATCTTGACTGGGTATACAAGAGATATGGTATGCAAATTATTCAGAACAGCCTTCACCACAAGTCTTGATGTTCTGAGATTTCTATCATGGGTAGACCTAGACACCGCTTCTATATATAGTTcaatttttatcttcttcttcttctttgtcttcttttattttattttattttatttttttcctgttgAAGAAAGATTTGGTTACTTCCTATTGATGataatgccaaaggtgggagtCTCCTCTCCTTCTAGTTGTTCTTGTATCCGTCTGGCCGAGATGCCCAGTCATTAACTTTGTAATCTACTATTTTATTTGTTCTAAATATAATTTTCTGaccttatagaaaaaaaaagctacTATGCTTAATTAACTAATTAACTAGTTAATTCAAATTAAtatagaaaaggaaataaaagaaaaaaaaaatttctccacaCCTCATTGGGCTAGGAAATCTCTTTGACGTATATAGTGTAGGACCTAACCTCATAGGTTTTCTATGTGTGGAATCCTCTAGAACCTCCATATATCATCACtttttagaagaagaagaaaaatctttTGAAATCCCGCAGTAAAATTACAGGATTTCTTAAAAATTCCGaagaaaattaattatattttctagaaatataaatattcaATAAGGGACCCTTTATTTATAGACTTCTAAGAGGGAAACTAATATGGGACTAAAATAACCtacctttccattttttttactaatgCTTCATAGTATTTCTTCAATAATCTCAAGTGATCGTCACTTTAGTTACGAAGTATTATCTGCAACACGTCACTAACAAAACTCTCTTGACAAGTAAGGGTAACTAGGAACAAGAACATACTGAGTCATGATATGAATATGTACCACTTTCTTTGTctcaactttttatttttgactttTAGATGAAACAGTTTATATAAAAGGTGATGGAAATGCTTTAAATAACTCCCTTTTCCAGTAAGGTGGGTTCATTGCTTTGACAAGGAGTACCAATAAAATTGGGTCTTTACCGGGGGTCAAGCATTAGGTGGgcccatagttagtaagttcagGAACGACAATAATACGTGAACAGATACATATGATAATTAAATGGATCATTGGTAAtaataagttttaaaaaatttggTCCAATAAAACACAATGATACGATACATGTTTAATACGATTGCTCTGTAAAAATCCGAGAGCAAAAATCCGAgactaaaaatgattgtttgaaactaaattctaacCTACCatgttttgaattttcacatttgaaatcatttcccattcttttgaattttcacatttaatattatTTAAATCTAACCCTTAAAAAGGgtatggtagaaagaactaagaggaAAATCAAACCTCATCTTGTCTCGTAACTATtacatgttctcttcttcttcttagtaCGAAAAACAAGGtttaagaagatgaagaataagTGTTTACAATTGTTCATCCCAGAGATGtgcttggattttcttgaaattttcatGGGGGTACAATCTAATACTGGTGACggatcaattttaaggctcaaggacCTCATCCCTTCaactcttttgatttttcagATGCAGTATTGCAAGAACAAAGGAAGGAGAACAACCATgtcatttccctctttctaattcttcacatCGTCCGActgcaactatgtttgtaaataattttcAGTTCAATTCAAATAGCAattgtatgctaaatttccaagaaatgttttcatttcaaccccttttggagaatctcacccttggccatctttgtccatgtgaatcatctcttttaaatctttcttgtttctagttaaaaattatttgcagatgcaatcgccctcgattggattttcaactaccaatgggaagagaaatggcGAAGATGaagggttgattgggttttcaacaatcaatgagaagagaaatggagaagaggatGAAAGCAGGGGGCATTGATGTCTTACCTATCGCCCTCGATCGCTAGCCGCCGAGAGCTGAGATGGAAGTGAAGGGGTCATTGGGGCAAgggttcctcctttttttggtttacttagatgagggaagaagaagggttatagtTTCGATCAATTAGAGTTCTTGATAGAAGACAAGGGTTAGGAATCGGGATTTGGCCAATTTGGgttaatctcaaaaaaaaataaataaataaaattgaacccaaaagttttattgagcatGTAACGTATTATACGAGTATTATTCATGTATAATATagttatttttaaaatccacttattaaatggttttcttGGATTGGTACGCCAAATTACGAACTTTTAAATTAAACGTTCGGATGCACGTATAATACGCttattttactaactatggtcttACCTAACCTACCCAGCCCCGAAGCTCTACCgtcactcttcttctccttcactaTTTCTGGCTATCATTCATCTGACCCTAACCTTCTCCGGTAGAGAGTGGAGATGAGAGAGCATAGCTTGTTGGGGATGACGCTTATGATCGCAACATGGTTGTGGTGGTGGGCAGGAGGTGGCGGAGAAGAACATGTGGTGGGTTCATCATCGTTATGGTCGTTTAGGAGTTTACTCTGGAATTGATTCATGAGATTTGCGATCGCTCTTGCCTCCCGCCTCGCTGGTCCTCTAAATCCCCTTGAGTACTCAAAGAAAAATTGTTTGATCATTCAATGGATCAAGCAAAGTGTTGATTTGTCTTTtcaaatcaaagtcttcttcaaAAGAGCCAGATTTAGCCGAGTAGCTCGGGCAGGAGTTTATGAAAGAAAAACGGAAGACTGCGGCACGGTGGAAACCAAAAACGAAATATGACCCAGAAATGagcttcctttctctttctcctgaTGGTGGCTAGCACATCGTATTTGTTGCAGATACCCCACACTGTCACCTTTTGTAGATTGTAATCCACTGTTACTGAATATATCCCTGTAGATCTAAGTGCAAAATTAGTGATAGCTTGTAAGAAGACTTAACAACTAACTATTAAGGGAAACCTGGTTCATCAATGGCTGTTCTACATACCTCTGAAATGGGACAAggccttctttatttttctactGCAACCGTAAGAATATAGAGGCACCATAATCTCTACGTGCTGTGGCTCCACATTCTTGCAACCTGGTACAATTTGCAGGTCGTTCATCAATGGAGAGAACGAGAGAGATGAGGAAAATGCTTGCCGGCAGGagaagggttagggttagggatcGCCAGCCGGAcaagggttagggttagggtcagATGAATGATCGCCAGAAAtagtgaaggagaagaagagtgacGGTGAAGCGTCGGGGCTGGGTAGGTTAGGTAAGACAACAAGTACCCAACAGTGTAAATTTGACCATTCTAATCCAACTGTCAAGGCTTGCTAGCATACCTGATACCTGGGTATCCTGCTAGCATGTCTATCCCTCTCCTTTTACATAAATATTGTATTAAATAATTTCcaactttttaaaattttatttattttttatcaatgtattaaatattatattaaataatttttaagaataatacatttagaaattaaaagaaggtcacaatTTAGTATATCATTTTGTTGTGATGTCCACGAAGATTGTTGTAGTAATATGGGCCTAAAGAACTCAACCACATAAACTGGCTTACAAGATGAGGGGACCCATGACCGTATCAACCCACGTTAATTTTCTTAGAAAACTGACGTGGGATCAGCCCCCATAAGGTTGACATGGGACCGTGGCCTTCTTATGTGCACTCTCCATTCTCTAGTTCATGGGCGACTATCAAGTCAAGAGAATGCAATGTCTACATGGATTTCTTGTAAATGCTCATGTTCCTTCTCCTTGTTTCTGGTGTGAGAATCAAGAGAGAAGGAATTTATGTTGCTTGAAGGAAAAAAGACCTGGAAGATCCactaaaatcaaatcgaatGGAGGGTTTCTACACTTCAAGAGAATAGGAAAACATGTATATTCTATGATGCAGAAAACTGGTTTCCGAAAATTGAGTTCATCCATTTTTTCTGCTCGAATATCTGATGGGATTCgagaaagggggagaaatttatcaaaaaaacaaaGGGGGAAGAAAGGAGGTCATCAAGGTAAGGAAAGACTTCCCCAAACTCTAGGGTTGATCGGAGTTGAATCGATGGGAGTTCCATCCACTACTTCCCAATCATGCACCATCCTAGCCGTTGCTCCTTCTCCAGAGTTAAACATTAGAGAGATCGAAAGAGGAAGGATTAGGGAAAAGAGGAGtgtaaggctgtgtttggtagtcatccaaagTTTCTGACCTTTTTTTGTTATGtgggaacaaaaaaagagaataaagcgtttggtgtcaacttggtgtttttcggCTTTTTTAGAACGAAAATGAGGGAAAAACCACTAGAAATGCAAAATAATGAAATGGAaaaaccttgttccgtcatttaagttttgttccaaatacaaaaaaaaatgaataactaGGGTAATTGTTCCTGAAatagattcaccaaacaacatttttttttttttttttgaatggtattttgacacaaaaattaaaaattatgtTTATGACATGAAACGTCGTTTTTAAAATTGAATGACTACTAAACGTAGCCTAATtagtaaaattatatatattctcTTTCTCACAAATTTCATTGAATATATAGCCAAGGGGGACAAAATTTAGCTGCTGCCCGGTTTGCCAGCAAGAGGTAGCGGCCAAATTTTTTTCGGCCAAAGGGTAGAAAACAGAAGATAAAAAATTGTTACAAAAGTCAATTATAACCGTCTAGATTACAAACAGATTATCCCATCAGATAAAAAGGTAGAAGAAGTACCCAAAACTGCTTTTATTATAGAAAAATTGATGGATTATTACAATGTGTCCGAAgcataagacaaaaaataaaattcaagaaattaCCAGTAAGAAGTAGGCCAAGGAGATCATAGAATCATCAGCATGGTATCACATAGTTTTAGAGAATTCCAACACGGAGAATGCATGAACTTGACAGACCATTCTAATGCCATTAAATCCAGAGGCCTTTGCCAAGTCTGAGTATTCCTTCTGTGTCCTCTCTTTTCCTCCATATTGTAGAACCATCATGCACAAGTCCATCCCAAATATGTCTTTTTCCAAGAAATTACTCTCTGGAGATTCTGGAAGAATTGCTTCCAAAATCACCACCTTTCCATCTTCTGGTAATGCTTCATAGCAGTGCTTTAATAATCTCAAGCAGTGGTCATCACTCCAATTATGAATTATTGTCTACAAGTTTATAGAAACAATGCATCACTTGTTGCTCCAAACTAGCTAGTCATGAAGTTAAACCATTCAAAAACAAGGCATAGTTTTAATAATTCCTATCTCACCTTCAAAAAGATGATGTCCCCTTTTGGAACACAGAGAAACATATCCCCCGAGACATGCTCCACCCCTGAAAATAAAGCAATTAATAATTAATCTTCATGATTAATATTACTCGAGATAGGAGAATGATCTTAATCAATTATTTCATATCGGATATTGAATTATAAACTTATCGTGGGATGCAAAGGAATGGTCAAGATTCAGATTTGTTTCTTAATGTCTCGATAGGTTCTCTTTAAATTGATATGTCGGGGGGTtcctattgatggcaatgctgtAGGTAGGTGTTCTGGTAATGGCAATGTTAAAGGTGGAGCTCAAGTCTTCTATTTTTGTAATTGTGTTCATCCAGGTATGCATAGGACGCTATTCTTGTACATCCTATTTTGTaacctattatttttttatatataaatatagcCCAAAAATTAGCTAAAAAAAGCCATCATGTCTTAAGTGTACTAGGTGGCTTGTGAGTTaaatgacttaaaaaaaaaaaatgttttccttcGACAATCAGATACCCATGCTCTTTCagtttctctttcctttctgaCACTTTTTCTCCTCTGCCTCTACTAGTAAGCAATCAAACACCCACGCATTTGCATGGTGTGGAAACACTTCCCACTCCAACATCAAGAGAAATCTCATCCCATAATAAATCCTTAAGTAAAACATGCTCTCTAGACACCATTGTAATGTTGAAAATCTAGAAACCCTTACACCTCAACtggaaataataaatgaaaatggGCGGTCATCctccataaataaaaataaagttaatATTTACTGCAAAGAAGGAGAACCAAAGCAATAGGAACAAGGTGGATAAAAATAGAAGAGTGTCAagttgcgtttggtagtcattcagaaaaacgtttccattctatgggaacataaaaaaggaacaaagcgtttggcatcaacttggtgtttttcagattttttggaacgaaaaagggtaaaaaacggtaaaaacacaaaatgatggaacggcGAAACCTTGTTCTTTCATTTCGGTTTCAttctaaatacaaaaaaagtgaataactagggtaatcgttcttgaaacaggttcaccatacaccttttttttttttaaacgatgTTTTGATATAGAAactgtttttgacacgaaacatcgtTTTTTGAACTGAATGACTATCAAACGCAGCCTGATTAATATGAGAAAATTGTACCTAGATATTCCGGTGCATTTGCTATCACATGAGGCAAATCATAGTTGATACCCTTAATGTTTGGGTACTTCGAGGTGATAAAGTGAAGGTTCTCTCCTAGTCCACCACCAACATCAACCACCACGTTCACGTTGTCAAATCCCTCATAAATCTCAAGAACTGACTTCATGATACTGAGTGAGATGCTTAACATTGCTTCATTGCAAATCTTATTGAAACTTGGGTCTTTGCCAAGGTACTTGTAGACTGGCATTCCATGGGCCTTGTTAAATGGAATtcctccttcaagaacagcatCTTTCAAATGGTACCTACAAACCTAAGTCAAAGATGAATGGAGACAATGGATCCGATTCGTCTCCATAGAGTTGAGAGACTAAAGAGTGATCCCACAGCTGAGAGGACCCAGACACACTTCCCGAGGTCACCCCAGCCGTTGGATCACTAACTAGTCCTTAAGCTCTATAAAGAAGAATCCTATGCCTAAAATGGAATAGTAAACAgtgagaaaaagggaaaaaatctaAATGAAGTTTTATGACCTAATGGGCTTTTTAGAAAGTCCGGATCAGCTACCCACGTGGGGAGAGGAGTTACCCTCCTCTCATCAAGATCCACCATCCATTGGGGATCAGATCCCCCCCAACCTTTGGTCAAAGGAGGGTCTCACTCTTGTCAGACCCCAATATATGGTGGTTCATCATGCGGGTAGAGGATCCAGAGTTCTttcaatgcctc is a window from the Macadamia integrifolia cultivar HAES 741 unplaced genomic scaffold, SCU_Mint_v3 scaffold2723, whole genome shotgun sequence genome containing:
- the LOC122067123 gene encoding caffeic acid 3-O-methyltransferase-like, which codes for MVSTQSQSKTPKEDKDLLLASQLACMSLVPMVVKAAIELNLLEIMAKAGPGKQLSASEIAAQLSTQNLDAPDMLERILRFLASNSILTCSVVSGDDGHVQNLYGLTPVSKYFVPDQDGVSLAPLLLMINDKSYKESWYHLKDAVLEGGIPFNKAHGMPVYKYLGKDPSFNKICNEAMLSISLSIMKSVLEIYEGFDNVNVVVDVGGGLGENLHFITSKYPNIKGINYDLPHVIANAPEYLGVEHVSGDMFLCVPKGDIIFLKTIIHNWSDDHCLRLLKHCYEALPEDGKVVILEAILPESPESNFLEKDIFGMDLCMMVLQYGGKERTQKEYSDLAKASGFNGIRMVCQVHAFSVLEFSKTM